CAGGCGCGTGGCTCAGCTTTCGAGGGCGAGCCGCTTCAGCACCTCGATCTCGTCGGCGAGCGCGCGGTCCGTGGCGACGAGGCCGTCGATCTTGCGGACCGCGTGGAGCACGGTGGTGTGGTCGCGCCCACCGAACCGGCGGCCGATTTCCGGCAGGGAGCGCAGTGTCAGCGTCTTGGCGAGATACATGGCGATCTGGCGCGGCTTCACCACCGTCGCGGTGCGGCGCTGGGACAGGAGGTCGGCGCGCGAGACGTTGTAGTGCTTGGCCACCACGCGCAGGATGTCGTCCACCCGCACGCGCTTGGGATCGGTCGGGCGGATGAGGTCCTTGACCGCATTTTCCGCCATGTCGAGCGTCACCGGCTCGCCGGTGAGCTGGTTGAAGGCGAGCAGCTTGTTGAGCGCGCCGTCGAGGTCGCGGCCGGACTGGCCGACGCTGCGGGCGAGGAATTCCAGCACCGGCGCCGGCACGGCGAAACCCTGGTGCTGCTCGGCGAGGGTCTGGTAGCGCGATTTCAGGATCTGGAGGCGCAGGTCTTCCTCCAGCGGCGCAAGGTCCACCACGAGACCGCCGGCGAGGCGCGAGCGCACGCGCTCGTCGAGGTGCTCGAGCTCGCCGGGCAGGCAGTCCGCCGCCAGCACCACCTGCCGCCCGCCATCCAGCAAAGCATTGAGGGTGTGGCAGAATTCCTGCTGGAGATTATTGCCCTTCAGGAACTGCAGGTCGTCGATCACCAGCGTGTCGATGGTGCGCAGTGTGTCCTTGAAGGCGATGGCCGAATGGGACTTCAACGCCGACACGAAGCCGTACATGAAGCGCTCGGCGGTGAGATAGGTGGTGCGCCGGCCATGGGCGGCGCCGGCGCGCGCCACCGCCTGGAGGAGGTGCGTCTTGCCGAGGCCGACGGCCGCGTGGAGATAGAGCGGATTATAGACGGGCGCGGCACCGGCAGGGGTTTCCGCCACCTTGCGCGCGGCGGCGAACGCCAGCGAATTGGACTTGCCCACCACGAACGATTCGAAAGTGAGGCGCGGGTCG
The nucleotide sequence above comes from Xanthobacter flavus. Encoded proteins:
- the dnaA gene encoding chromosomal replication initiator protein DnaA, which translates into the protein MDCAPTSSAPSAPWDRVLQRLREEIGEEKFTSWFARMDLDALTADVVRLSVPTRFLKSWIQENYLPRIADIWAEETGARRRVDLAVRSAFARPVALKASTPREVVSERTERPVETKPAPRAAEPRGEVREMVATGGDVASGSPLDPRLTFESFVVGKSNSLAFAAARKVAETPAGAAPVYNPLYLHAAVGLGKTHLLQAVARAGAAHGRRTTYLTAERFMYGFVSALKSHSAIAFKDTLRTIDTLVIDDLQFLKGNNLQQEFCHTLNALLDGGRQVVLAADCLPGELEHLDERVRSRLAGGLVVDLAPLEEDLRLQILKSRYQTLAEQHQGFAVPAPVLEFLARSVGQSGRDLDGALNKLLAFNQLTGEPVTLDMAENAVKDLIRPTDPKRVRVDDILRVVAKHYNVSRADLLSQRRTATVVKPRQIAMYLAKTLTLRSLPEIGRRFGGRDHTTVLHAVRKIDGLVATDRALADEIEVLKRLALES